From the Salarias fasciatus chromosome 16, fSalaFa1.1, whole genome shotgun sequence genome, one window contains:
- the LOC115402950 gene encoding uncharacterized protein LOC115402950: protein MFSSNQAALLFFQLLGMHRVFGGDVSVQQRRTVVFRGEPVELNCNISTIPANQFSWMKDKVLIFAFSKNETLYNLSSPRQIIHQDSFTKLSILNAQAEDEGLYSCSVARMDGFYETEWNVTVTEKPEKDSWEFLIILAAGFLLCCIILTVCIYRMRTDDVNDNRTLTKVFYHGLQREEMILTSSNRCCQQEQSHVIYKCKTL from the exons ATGTTCAGTTCAAACCAAGCAGCTCTGCTCTTCTTCCAGCTGCTGGGGATGCATCGTGTCTTTGGAG GGGATGTTTCAGTTCAGCAGAGGAGGACGGTGGtgttcagaggagaaccagtAGAGCTCAACTGTAATATTTCCACAATACCTGCAAATCAATTCTCCTGGATGAAAGACAAAGTTCTGATTTTTGCCTTCTCTAAGAATGAGACTCTTTATAACCTCTCCTCTCCAAGACAAATCATACATCAGGACTCTTTTACCAAGCTCAGTATTCTGAATGCTCAGGCTGAAGATGAAGGACTTTATTCATGCTCTGTAGCCAGGATGGATGGTTTTTATGAAACTGAATGGAATGTAACTGTGACTGAGAAACCTGAGAAAG ATTCATGGGAATTTCTGATTATACTCGCAGCAGGATTTCTTCTCTGCTGCATAATATTAACTGTCTGCATCTACAG GATGAGAACCGACGATGTGAACGACAACAGGACCCTCACTAAAGTTTTTTATCATGGTCTGCAAAGGGAAGAG ATGATCTTGACGTCTTCAAACCGGTGCTGCCAGCAGGAACAATCACACGTTATATATAAATGCAAGACTCTGTGA